In the Callospermophilus lateralis isolate mCalLat2 chromosome 7, mCalLat2.hap1, whole genome shotgun sequence genome, ATATAGCTAATAATTGAGTACTCTACATTTCAATATTACTAAGgaaatatatttcaaatgatatcatcacaaaattttaaatatttgagaTGATGCATATTAGCTACCTTGATTTAGTAATTCTCTattgtattaaaaataatatcatCTTGAACCTCATAAATACACACAACTAGAATTTGTgaatatgtaataaaaataaattgatggGTCATGTGATAATTTATTTTACCATTTTAACAAAGTGCCAAACTTTTCTTAAGTGTGACTGTGTTACTTTACCTTTCCTCCAGCAATGGGTGAAGATTTGTTTGCTATATCCTCAAAAACACCTTTTCTTGTTCATCTGTTTAGTCACAGTTCTTCTGGTGCATATTTTCCATTGTGCCTTTActttgtatttccctaatgactagtgATATTTTGTGCTTTATCAAATGCTCATTTCCTACCCATTGATACCATTTGGTAAAAATGTCTGttatttttcatctgggtattatTCTTATTACTTAATCATAAGAGTTATATATGTGTATTAGATGCAAATCCCTTATTAGATACATGTTTTGCAAATCAAGTCTTATCATCTCTGGTGTGCCTCTTCACTTTCCCATTGGTAACTTTTGGAGTGTTTAATTTCTGGGCTCCCAGTTCTGCCCATTGACCTATATGTGTAACTGTATGCCAGTACCATAACATCTTAATCACTGTATCTTTAGAGGAAGTttggaaatctgaaaatataaaatcttTCATCTTTTCTTTCCTTATTGACAATATTTTAACTATTCTGGTTTCTTCCATGTTGATTTTATagtcatctttataagaaaagcgTGCTCAGATTTGGTAAGAATTTTATTGAATCTATTCATTAATTGGGGAGGAATTGCCtctattattttctttgtttacttAAATCACCTTTAATTTCCCTCAACAGTGTTGGtcaaagaatataaaattaacagtgGGAGAGGAGGAATGATATTCGGTAGATTTCTGTGTATCTGTCTTGcacttcttttgttaaatttaataCTAAGTATTTTTATGTTATTATCAATGAAATTGTTCTCTTCGTTTTATACTTGGATTGTTTATTGCTAGTTGTTAGCAAAATTGTGAACACTTAAAGATGACTATGACCAATTCCCTAGAATCCAAGAATCAGGTATATCATTTTAAATGGAGGGATTAAGTTTGGAGATGGAATCAGCTGAGAGTAACCCAGTCCCTACATTTTTACATGAGGTTCCTGAATAGATTTTACTTCTTTCTCACTTTGCTGCAGGTTGTGGCAGAAAACTTCACTGCGATCACCGAGTTCCTACTGCTGGGTTTTTCAAGCCTTGGTGACATTCAGCTTGCTCTCTTTGTGGTCTTTCTCTTTTTATATCTAGTCATTCTTAGTGGCAACGCCACCATCATCAGTGTCATCCGCTTGGACCAAAGCCTCCAcacacccatgtacttcttcctgggCATCCTGTCGACATCTGAGACCTTCTACACCTTTGTCATTTTACCCAAAATGCTCATCAATCTCCTTTCTGTGGCCCGGACGATCTCCTTTACCTGCTGTGCCGTTCAAATGTTCTTCTTCCTCGGTTTTGCTATTACCAACTGCCTGCTGCTAGGTGTGATGGGTTATGATCGCTACGCTGCCATCTGTCACCCTTTGCATTACCCCATCCTTATGAGTTGGCAGGTCTGCGGGAAACTGGCAGCTGCCTGTGGGATTGGAGGCTTCTTGGCCTCACTGACGGTGGTCAACTTAGTCTTCAGCCTCCCTTTCTGCAGTGCCAACAGAGTCAACCATTACTTCTGTGACATCTCACCAGTCATTCGCCTGGCTTGCACCAATACAGACATTCACGAGTTTGTCATTTTCATCTGTGGGGTTCTTGTACTCGTGGTCCCCTTCTTCTTCATCTGTGTCTCTTATCTCTGCATTCTGAGGACTATCATGAGGATTCCCTCAGCTGAGGGCAAACGgaaagccttctccacctgtgccTCCCATCTCACCGTCGTTATTGTTCATTACGGCTGTGCCTCCTTCATCTACCTGAGGCCCACAGCAGACTACGTGTCCAACAAGGACAGGCTGGTGACTGTGACGTACACCGTTGTCACACCATTACTAAATCCCATGGTATACAGCCTCAGAAACAAGGATGTTCAACTCGCTATCAGAAAAGCACTGGGCAAGAAAGGGTCTCTAAAGCcatagataataataataataacataataATAAAGTATTAATATATTTTGGATTTCTTAATAAATGACGTTTTCCTTTATTACATGTATATTCTACCTGTAACAGGGTCCTTGAAGTCTCTTTAAGACTCTTGAAGTCTCTTGAAGACTCTTTAAGATGTATGTCATAAGATGGTTTGCTTCTTATCATCCCTTTAAATCCGATATGTGggctaatatttttaaagttctcagatggaatgtcagaagaCTTCTCAAATGTAAATGCCCAGTCCACTGTAATAACTAAAAGTCTAAGCTGGCAATTGtagaacatgcctgtaatcccagcaactctggaagtagaggcaggagaattgcaagtttgaggccaggccaAGGAACttatcaagacactgtctcaaaataaaataatgagataaaacaaaataaagaagaagggctggggatgttgcttagaGGTATAGTGTCATGGGCCAGGCtgtatgggcaatgaccaaacagactccattttgccctgagattccatatcatgtaagaaatgcttctcccatggaaAGTCCCACCTCTGGTCAAAGTTCTGGTCAAAGGTTgcttagcatagcatgtttggcaacacaaaatggcaattcttacaCAATGTAAAAATGTTCTCTCTTTGGTTCCCgtttttcttggacaatgtaccctgtcagagattgattgtctagaggttagtaaccattctttaacttgtactAAACTAGGGACGTTTTGGCCCACTTCCttttctgcttatgattttagatctcatgatgtttgtttatggttttgaatcaTAGCAATAGCCACTTATGCTTTAAGATGGTTTTGGACTATAAAAGGTGCATTCAAACCCAGGGAGAGGGTTTAAGGGTGTAGACTTGCAGCCCAACCCCTTGGCCTGCCAGCTGGTGGGTCTGGACCACCAACTGGTAAATAAAGTTTCTGTCTCCTGCTTTAAGATAGAGTTGGTGATTTATTGCAATCTCACCTTAACAATAGCACCCCTGTGTTCCATCCCCAGGATCACACATACACAGAGTCACCACTTCTCTCTCTTATTGCAGTGACCGGTTCCTCAAGAATTCCACC is a window encoding:
- the LOC143403545 gene encoding olfactory receptor 10R2, encoding MTTPLRSDLVVAENFTAITEFLLLGFSSLGDIQLALFVVFLFLYLVILSGNATIISVIRLDQSLHTPMYFFLGILSTSETFYTFVILPKMLINLLSVARTISFTCCAVQMFFFLGFAITNCLLLGVMGYDRYAAICHPLHYPILMSWQVCGKLAAACGIGGFLASLTVVNLVFSLPFCSANRVNHYFCDISPVIRLACTNTDIHEFVIFICGVLVLVVPFFFICVSYLCILRTIMRIPSAEGKRKAFSTCASHLTVVIVHYGCASFIYLRPTADYVSNKDRLVTVTYTVVTPLLNPMVYSLRNKDVQLAIRKALGKKGSLKP